In a genomic window of Spirochaetaceae bacterium:
- a CDS encoding TOBE domain-containing protein, whose amino-acid sequence IKKHKEVLFGIRPEDMEVLPTASGADIEAVVKVVEPLGAQTQLHVDIGGHGRTITTADATDDDDNATIGGSRLTAVTGPEDKYQIGDKIYLKVNLNKAHFFDMKTEASLFYKGEYSADKYRAAAHKD is encoded by the coding sequence ATTAAAAAACATAAAGAAGTATTATTTGGTATAAGGCCAGAAGATATGGAAGTATTACCTACCGCCAGCGGCGCCGATATTGAAGCTGTCGTTAAGGTAGTTGAACCACTGGGCGCTCAAACTCAGCTCCACGTAGATATTGGCGGGCATGGTCGAACCATTACCACCGCCGATGCCACCGATGATGATGATAACGCTACCATTGGCGGCAGCCGCTTAACAGCTGTTACCGGACCGGAAGATAAATATCAAATTGGTGATAAAATTTACTTAAAGGTAAACCTTAACAAAGCCCACTTTTTTGATATGAAAACAGAAGCTTCGTTATTTTACAAAGGTGAGTACAGCGCCGATAAATACCGCGCAGCGGCTCATAAGGATTAA